The proteins below are encoded in one region of Silene latifolia isolate original U9 population chromosome 2, ASM4854445v1, whole genome shotgun sequence:
- the LOC141640981 gene encoding uncharacterized protein LOC141640981 yields MAAHFYPRGLLDHNPCVVSNIRLGGRKNKSFKYFNMWSLAPDFIERIQAAWMEDLEGTKMFVLVKKLKKLKTVLKELNRSCYSDIENQASAALYHLNDIQEKLMANAANQELISQEIEALGNVRMLTKARDSFLQQKAKSKWLEEGDSNTAFFHGAIKKRCIKNKVIQIEDVNGRHKTDIDGIQEAFWNTINPYLRSTPTEMVHALMC; encoded by the coding sequence ATGGCTGCTCACTTCTATCCGAGGGGCTTACTAGATCACAATCCATGTGTTGTTAGCAATATCAGGTTGGGTGGAAGGAAAAATAAGAGCTTcaaatacttcaatatgtggagCCTTGCTCCTGATTTTATTGAGAGGATTCAAGCAGCCTGGATGGAAGATTTGGAGGGCACTAAAATGTTTGTTTTGGTAAAGAAATTGAAAAAGTTGAAAACTGTCCTAAAGGAGTTGAACAGAAGTTGTTATTCTGATATTGAGAATCAGGCAAGTGCTGCTCTTTACCATCTGAATGATATTCAGGAAAAGCTGATGGCTAATGCTGCTAACCAGGAGCTTATATCTCAGGAGATTGAAGCTTTAGGAAATGTCAGGATGCTTACTAAGGCCAGAGATAGTTTTCTGCAGCAAAAGGCTAAGAGTAAGTGGTTGGAAGAAGGAGACAGTAACACCGCATTTTTTCATGGTGCTATTAAGAAAAGATGCATCAAGAATAAAGTTATTCAAATTGAAGATGTCAATGGTCGACACAAGACTGATATCGACGGTATTCAGGAAGCATTCTGGAATACTATAAATCCCTACTTGCGTAGTACTCCAACCGAGATGGTTCATGCTTTGATGTGCTAA
- the LOC141640983 gene encoding uncharacterized protein LOC141640983 has product MGFFGANDGGFAIPKKFIHLIMLCVTSPSYKLVVNGTSFGFFQGKRGLRLNHLLFADDLLLFCKGNEQSIMWILRSFATFSAATGLSLNKSKSKIYFNGVASPIVKYILQVSGFHRGTLPFKYLGVPISAKKLTKHEGMKLTDRIVARIRSWGTKHLSYAGMLTLFRKSEYQKPSSISWDTCCVPKEEGGLGIKDEKCWNKALLRKYAWCRLLQKALRINLSGSDLVHWVSRTRRSKFQRRYIRACYVELFYYIWRVRNEARIDHYIRAPAKSVLLM; this is encoded by the exons ATGGGTTTTTTTGGAGCAAATGATGGAGGCTTTGCAATTCCTAAGAAATTTATTCATTTGATTATGTTGTGTGTTACTTCCCCTTCTTATAAACTGGTTGTGAATGGTACTTCTTTTGGTTTCTTCCAAGGGAAAAGAGGACTCAG ATTGAATCATTTACTTTTCGCTGACGATCTATTACTCTTTTGTAAGGGTAATGAACAATCTATTATGTGGATTCTTAGAAGTTTTGCCACTTTCTCTGCTGCCACTGGTTTATCTCTTAACAAAAGCAAGTCtaagatttattttaatgggGTGGCTTCTCCTATAGTGAAATATATTCTGCAAGTTTCAGGCTTCCATAGGGGGACTCTGCCTTTCAAATATTTAGGGGTACCCATCTCTGCTAAAAAATTGACTAAGCATGAGGGCATGAAATTGACTGATAGGATAGTGGCCAGAATTCGAAGTTGGGGGACCAAGCATTTATCTTATGCAGGCATGCTCACTCTG TTTAGAAAATCTGAGTATCAGAAACCTTCTTCTATCAGTTGGGATACTTGTTGTGTGCCTAAAGAGGAGGGAGGTCTGGGTATAAAAGATGAAAAGTGTTGGAACAAAGCCTTACTTAGGAAATATGCTTGGTG CAGACTACTCCAAAAAGCATTGAGAATCAATCTCTCTGGGTCTGATCTTGTTCACTGGGTTTCTAGAACAAGGAGGTCAAAGTTTCAGCGCAGGTACATTAGAGCTTGCTATGTTGAACTGTTTTACTATATCTGGAGGGTTAGGAATGAAGCTCGGATTGATCATTATATACGGGCACCTGCTAAG TCTGTATTGTTGATGTAA
- the LOC141640982 gene encoding uncharacterized protein LOC141640982 — protein sequence MEYLTRLIKYATDRWPFQYHPLCKSLKLTHLMFADDLLLFCKGNAQSIILLMKAFSSFSSASGLTMNSSKSEIFFNGMNEDLKEGIKSVTGFKEGDMPFGYLGVPIQTGRLSKKDYSALTEKMVSKIRGLGAKNLSYSGRVVLINSVLNTLYNYWAQLFIIPKSVIKRIEAICENYLWDMSPYYHRVPLVAWDKLIGSIQSRDGLWIGWVHDVHLKDKDWHDYAPPNDATWVWKHICKVKEKLKDGFVDGSWISHPQGYSIRRGYDWLKPTQNPQPWHSVVWNNWNTPKQSLISWLILQGGMNTKEKLHKIGYCTDDRCLLCDSMPETIDHLFSSCIYSCKVKHLLENWIGSNMPTVSHLAASVTDSVVQRKTMIEETAKGRIKLKLGQALVMARVDCLKFLGL from the exons ATGGAGTACTTGACCAGACTGATCAAATATGCTACTGATAGATGGCCTTTTCAGTACCATCCCCTCTGCAAAAGCCTCAAACTCACTCAtcttatgtttgcagatgatttgttGCTATTCTGCAAAGGCAATGCCCAGTCTATTATTTTGCTAATGAAAGCTTTCTCATCTTTCTCAAGTGCATCTGGACTCACTATGAATAGCTCCAAATCAGAAATATTCTTCAATGGTATGAATGAGGATCTTAAGGAAGGTATTAAATCGGTGACGGGTTTTAAGGAAGGCGACATGCCATTCGGATACTTGGGTGTGCCAATTCAAACTGGTAGATTATCCAAGAAAGACTATTCTGCCCTAACTGAGAAGATGGTTTCAAAAATAAGGGGACTGGGTGCAAAGAATTTATCTTACTCTGGTAGAGTTGTTCTCATTAATTCAGTCCTTAATACACTCTACAATTACTGGGCTCAACTCTTTATTATTCCTAAAAGTGTCATCAAACGAATAGAGGCTATTTGCGAAAACTACCTATGGGACATGAGCCCATACTACCATAGAGTGCCTCTAGTTGCGTGGGACAAG TTGATTGGATCTATACAAAGTCGAGACGGGCTTTGGATCGGATGGGTGCATGATGTGCACCTGAAAGACAAAGACTGGCATGACTATGCCCCCCCAAATGATGCAACATGGGTTTGGAAACATATCTGCAAGGTCAAAGAAAAATTGAAGGATGGGTTTGTGGATGGTTCTTGGATCTCTCACCCTCAGGGATATTCCATTAGAAGAGGCTATGATTGGCTCAAGCCTACCCAGAACCCCCAACCATGGCATTCAGTTGTCTGGAACAACTGGAATACCCCCAAACAATCCTTAATCTCCTGGTTAATACTGCAGGGGGGGATGAACACTAAAGAGAAACTGCATAAAATTGGATACTGTACTGATGATCGTTGCCTTTTATGTGACAGTATGCCTGAAACTATTGATCACTTGTTCTCTAGCTGTATATACAGCTGCAAAGTCAAGCACCTCCTTGAGAATTGGATTGGAAGTAATATGCCTACTGTCAGTCACTTGGCTGCAAGTGTTACTGATTCTGTTGTTCAAAGGAAAACAATG ATTGAAGAAACTGCAAAGGGGAGGATCAAACTTAAGCTTGGGCAGGCGCTAGTTATGGCTAGAGTTGATTGTCTGAAGTTTTTAGGACTTTAG